A DNA window from Patescibacteria group bacterium contains the following coding sequences:
- a CDS encoding glycosyltransferase family 4 protein, translating into MDKAADVDEKKDDGQTEMKITFLTPNLEMHGGNLVMLRYANFLAESGHEVTIISADRQTLFDIDRRITLKQYKSFPIRYVDFFLLQKIYFKQIIGLISECDFLIPIYTPLLPAIIKAKKQKKLEAKIVFLFQDFFEMVWAGPFIKRMLGNKKITENIALAVCVSDSSEKALRSVSKVKSVVVKNGIDPEFHQSSLKRDNYLLFVGRPQRPKGFHIFKEAYRIIKRDSPEIKAKVVSPTVEDRIVNGIEFIKYKDREQLAEIYSRALIYVNTSLGESFGLPALEAMASGAPVVLTDTVGAREYAKNKENCIVTAVNRPEETTSAIKKILADSKLCKKLIDNGLETAGSYSWSKSFEKLIKLLKHLN; encoded by the coding sequence GTGGATAAAGCTGCTGATGTCGATGAGAAAAAAGATGACGGACAAACTGAAATGAAAATTACCTTCCTGACCCCCAATTTAGAGATGCATGGTGGTAATTTGGTCATGCTCAGGTATGCAAACTTCCTGGCCGAGAGTGGCCACGAGGTTACAATTATCTCTGCTGACCGCCAAACTCTTTTTGATATCGACAGGAGAATTACGCTCAAACAATATAAATCTTTTCCGATCAGGTATGTTGATTTCTTTCTTCTCCAGAAAATTTATTTCAAACAAATAATTGGGTTAATTTCAGAGTGCGATTTTCTAATTCCGATCTATACTCCTTTGCTACCGGCAATCATCAAAGCCAAAAAGCAAAAAAAACTCGAAGCAAAAATTGTTTTTCTTTTTCAAGATTTCTTTGAGATGGTTTGGGCCGGCCCTTTTATCAAACGGATGCTTGGGAACAAAAAAATCACTGAAAACATTGCTCTTGCAGTATGTGTCTCGGATAGCTCAGAAAAAGCCCTGAGAAGCGTTTCCAAGGTCAAATCAGTGGTGGTAAAGAACGGCATTGATCCTGAATTCCATCAGAGTTCCCTTAAAAGGGATAATTATCTTCTCTTCGTTGGCCGACCGCAAAGACCGAAGGGCTTCCATATTTTTAAGGAAGCTTATAGAATTATCAAAAGAGATTCCCCCGAGATTAAAGCGAAGGTAGTATCCCCGACAGTTGAAGACAGAATTGTGAACGGAATAGAATTTATAAAATACAAAGATAGGGAACAGCTTGCAGAGATCTATAGTAGGGCACTGATCTACGTGAATACTAGCCTAGGAGAAAGCTTCGGTTTACCAGCACTTGAGGCGATGGCGTCAGGTGCCCCTGTGGTTTTGACTGACACTGTCGGAGCCAGAGAATATGCGAAGAATAAGGAAAATTGCATTGTCACCGCGGTAAATAGACCGGAAGAAACAACCTCCGCTATTAAGAAAATTTTGGCTGATTCTAAACTTTGTAAAAAGTTAATCGATAATGGCCTGGAGACAGCGGGGAGCTATTCATGGTCAAAATCATTTGAGAAGTTGATCAAATTACTAAAACATCTCAACTAG
- the pseF gene encoding pseudaminic acid cytidylyltransferase, with protein MTEVYMMESKTLAIIPARGGSKRVPRKNVKNFLGQPILKYSIDAAVKCGCFDEVMVSTDDEEIAEISRRSGAKVPFLRSRENSDSKANLIDVFEEVIKRYEKEGKSFDNFCVILSTAPFINAERLKLGFQKLRENHADQVVAVVKYSFPIQRAFQIEKDRLKMIWPENMHKHSQDLESSYHDSGQFYWYNTEKFLAQKKSFLDDAVPVEIPESEVQDIDTLEDWKIAEMKYKILENNGQT; from the coding sequence ATGACCGAGGTTTATATGATGGAGAGCAAAACATTAGCCATTATCCCCGCCCGTGGTGGTAGCAAGAGAGTTCCGAGAAAAAATGTCAAAAATTTTCTTGGTCAGCCAATTCTTAAATATTCTATCGATGCTGCCGTAAAGTGTGGCTGTTTTGACGAGGTAATGGTCTCGACAGATGACGAAGAGATTGCAGAGATTTCACGAAGATCAGGCGCCAAGGTTCCTTTTTTACGAAGTCGGGAGAACTCTGACAGCAAGGCCAACCTCATTGATGTTTTTGAGGAAGTGATCAAGAGATATGAGAAGGAGGGCAAATCTTTTGACAATTTCTGCGTGATTTTGTCGACCGCACCGTTTATAAATGCTGAAAGATTGAAATTAGGCTTTCAGAAATTAAGGGAAAATCACGCTGATCAGGTTGTGGCAGTCGTAAAATATAGCTTTCCGATCCAGCGAGCTTTCCAAATTGAAAAGGACCGCTTAAAAATGATTTGGCCAGAGAATATGCATAAACACTCGCAGGATCTGGAATCGTCCTACCACGATAGTGGCCAGTTTTACTGGTATAATACAGAAAAATTTTTGGCTCAGAAGAAATCATTTCTTGATGATGCTGTCCCCGTAGAGATACCTGAATCAGAGGTTCAGGATATCGACACCCTGGAGGACTGGAAGATCGCCGAGATGAAGTACAAAATTTTGGAAAATAATGGACAAACTTAA
- a CDS encoding GNAT family N-acetyltransferase: MEIKFGESAELWDEFVHSSPQRSVFVSTKFLNSLNTKYELVTCAEDNKIVAGLVVLFGDDGPISGVFPFTEYQGLSLADNSALEPHRRQSLEFKVTEFLIAECTEHYGQLCLCHSWRLVDMRPFQWFNYHEPEKGVYNLVLRYSAVLDLRKHESFDEYLGTIRKVRRQEIKKAFENLKIEEIDDEMVLDDLHDKTFKRQGIERDEKESLLLRSITKSALDNHYGRLTCVKVDGVPVAANLFIFDDRSGFYLFGANHPDYRNLNAGTLLLADAVRDAMDKKLSEVDFVGANSPNRGDFKLSFNPELKPYFVTTFKPSV, translated from the coding sequence ATGGAGATAAAATTCGGAGAGAGTGCCGAGCTTTGGGATGAATTTGTCCATAGTTCGCCACAAAGAAGCGTATTTGTGTCGACAAAGTTTTTAAATTCTTTAAATACAAAATACGAGCTTGTTACTTGTGCCGAGGACAATAAGATCGTTGCCGGTCTGGTTGTGCTATTTGGCGATGATGGTCCTATCTCCGGCGTATTTCCCTTCACCGAGTATCAGGGCTTGTCGCTTGCTGATAATTCAGCTTTGGAGCCACATCGCCGACAGTCGCTGGAATTTAAGGTTACTGAATTCTTAATCGCTGAGTGCACTGAACACTATGGGCAATTGTGTCTGTGTCATTCTTGGCGCCTTGTTGATATGCGGCCGTTTCAATGGTTCAATTATCATGAGCCGGAGAAGGGAGTATACAATCTGGTGTTGAGATATTCAGCCGTCTTGGATCTCCGGAAGCATGAAAGCTTTGATGAGTATCTGGGCACGATTCGAAAAGTAAGAAGGCAGGAGATCAAGAAAGCTTTTGAGAATTTGAAGATCGAGGAAATTGACGATGAAATGGTTTTGGATGACCTGCATGATAAAACCTTTAAGCGCCAAGGTATCGAGCGTGATGAAAAAGAGTCGCTTCTTTTGAGAAGTATCACAAAGAGCGCCCTCGATAATCACTATGGCAGACTCACCTGTGTCAAAGTCGACGGCGTGCCGGTTGCCGCCAATCTATTTATCTTTGATGACCGATCCGGTTTCTACTTATTCGGGGCAAATCATCCGGATTATCGCAATCTAAACGCAGGCACATTATTGTTGGCTGATGCTGTACGTGATGCAATGGATAAAAAGCTCAGCGAGGTCGATTTTGTCGGGGCAAATTCTCCAAACAGAGGAGACTTTAAGCTCAGCTTTAATCCGGAACTTAAACCATATTTTGTTACGACCTTCAAACCGTCGGTCTAG
- a CDS encoding DegT/DnrJ/EryC1/StrS family aminotransferase — translation MPKLAINGGEKTRAKSFPAYRVLGQEETEITKKVIESGVLSKFLGAWHEDFYGGPEVRALEEKWAKYFNVKHAISVNSATSGLYCAVGAVGAGPGDEVIVSPYTMSASATAPLIFNSIPVFADIEEDYFCLSPESIEAKITKQTKAIIVVDIFGQPYDADKINAIAKKHHLLVIEDCAQAPGAKYKGRWAGTLGDIGVYSLNYHKHIHTGEGGIVVTDDDDLAEKIRLIRNHAEAVVENKGVGDLVNMVGFNLRMTEIEAAIAQVQLRKLAGLIKDRIDNVNYLNDKLNQIPCLEVAKVRPESEHVFYLHAIKFDEAKAGVTREKFIEAVKAELAPIELRETEGVKIGTGYVKPLYLQPIFQQKIAYGDKGCPWKCAFYNDDVSYQKGICPVTEKMHYELLVTHELMRPPMTRDDLDDVANAFKKVWENRGQLTN, via the coding sequence ATGCCAAAATTAGCGATTAACGGTGGCGAGAAGACCAGAGCCAAAAGTTTTCCTGCATATAGAGTTCTGGGGCAAGAAGAGACTGAGATAACTAAAAAAGTTATTGAGTCCGGCGTGTTATCCAAATTTCTAGGAGCATGGCATGAGGATTTTTATGGCGGGCCAGAAGTACGTGCGCTAGAGGAAAAATGGGCAAAATATTTTAACGTAAAACATGCAATTTCAGTTAACTCTGCTACCTCCGGACTCTATTGTGCCGTTGGCGCCGTTGGCGCCGGACCAGGGGACGAAGTTATCGTTTCGCCTTATACGATGTCAGCTTCTGCAACTGCTCCTCTGATTTTTAATTCTATTCCAGTCTTTGCCGATATTGAGGAGGACTACTTTTGTCTGTCTCCCGAATCGATTGAGGCAAAAATTACTAAACAAACAAAGGCAATTATTGTAGTCGACATATTCGGCCAACCGTATGACGCTGATAAGATCAATGCAATCGCAAAGAAACATCATCTGCTGGTTATCGAGGATTGTGCCCAGGCTCCAGGAGCTAAATATAAAGGGAGATGGGCCGGTACTCTCGGAGATATCGGTGTTTACTCGCTGAACTACCATAAACATATTCATACTGGTGAGGGCGGTATCGTCGTGACCGATGATGACGACCTTGCCGAAAAGATCAGGCTAATAAGGAACCACGCTGAAGCCGTTGTTGAGAATAAAGGTGTCGGCGATTTAGTAAATATGGTCGGCTTCAATCTCCGGATGACTGAGATTGAGGCAGCGATTGCTCAAGTACAACTTAGAAAGTTAGCTGGGCTGATAAAAGATCGAATTGACAACGTTAATTATCTCAATGATAAACTAAATCAGATCCCCTGTCTTGAGGTTGCGAAGGTCAGGCCGGAGAGCGAACATGTTTTTTACCTGCACGCGATTAAATTTGATGAGGCAAAAGCCGGAGTCACTAGAGAAAAATTTATTGAAGCCGTCAAGGCAGAGCTGGCTCCCATAGAACTGAGGGAAACTGAGGGGGTGAAAATAGGGACAGGCTATGTGAAGCCACTCTACCTCCAGCCGATTTTTCAGCAAAAAATAGCGTATGGCGACAAAGGCTGCCCATGGAAGTGTGCTTTTTATAATGATGACGTTTCTTATCAAAAAGGCATCTGTCCGGTCACTGAAAAAATGCATTACGAATTACTGGTAACTCATGAATTAATGCGACCGCCGATGACGAGGGATGATCTGGATGATGTGGCGAACGCATTCAAAAAAGTCTGGGAGAATAGAGGCCAGTTAACTAATTAG
- a CDS encoding Gfo/Idh/MocA family oxidoreductase: MDKLKALIVGAGKIGAYFDTPNSKNIITHAHAYTEHPGFKLVGFVDNDTERGTKAAKAWGCRSFKDIDEAFSSESIDVVSVCVPDDFHAEILKSLMTKSIKAIFAEKPITKTLLEAVEIVKICEERSIALQVNYSRRFVPELINLAEAVKAGEYGNFICGTAYYGKGVMHNGSHMVDLLRMFLGEAGAFEPFARENDFSTDDPSVSGILKINSGNVAFLAIGSKNYTIFELELLFASGRIQIRNSGNDVEIWRVEKSDEFEGYKYLVKENNLKTSLNRSIYFAADNIFSHLTKKETLLCSAKEAIADLETAINMKGS; this comes from the coding sequence ATGGACAAACTTAAAGCTTTAATTGTTGGAGCTGGGAAAATTGGAGCGTATTTTGATACTCCCAACAGCAAAAACATCATCACACACGCTCACGCTTATACCGAACATCCTGGTTTTAAGCTGGTTGGTTTTGTCGATAATGACACTGAGAGGGGCACGAAAGCAGCCAAGGCGTGGGGATGTCGTAGTTTTAAGGATATTGACGAAGCATTTTCATCAGAATCCATTGATGTTGTCAGCGTTTGCGTGCCAGACGATTTCCATGCGGAGATTCTAAAATCATTGATGACCAAGTCGATCAAGGCTATCTTTGCTGAGAAGCCAATTACCAAAACGTTACTAGAGGCCGTGGAGATTGTAAAAATCTGTGAGGAGCGCAGTATCGCCTTGCAGGTCAACTATTCTAGGCGGTTTGTCCCGGAACTAATAAATTTGGCCGAGGCTGTTAAGGCAGGCGAATATGGTAACTTTATCTGTGGTACGGCTTACTATGGTAAGGGCGTTATGCATAATGGCTCGCATATGGTCGATCTTCTTCGGATGTTTTTGGGGGAAGCCGGTGCGTTTGAACCTTTTGCGAGAGAGAATGATTTTTCTACTGACGATCCATCGGTGAGTGGTATTCTGAAGATAAACTCAGGCAATGTTGCATTCTTGGCGATAGGCTCGAAAAACTATACAATCTTCGAACTGGAACTCCTTTTTGCTAGCGGTAGAATTCAGATACGCAATTCAGGAAATGATGTTGAGATTTGGCGGGTAGAGAAGAGCGATGAGTTCGAAGGTTATAAATACCTAGTGAAGGAGAACAACCTCAAGACTTCGCTAAATAGGTCTATATACTTTGCCGCCGATAACATATTCTCACATTTAACAAAAAAAGAAACGCTTCTGTGCTCAGCCAAAGAGGCCATTGCTGATCTAGAAACGGCTATTAATATGAAGGGATCGTAA
- a CDS encoding glycosyltransferase family 2 protein → MISVIIVGYNSKKHLRDCLESLFASKYKKFEVIFVDNNSQDGSINYIEKEYPRVKLIQGKKNLGFAGGNNLGIDTAVKNKSEYVFLLNPDTIIDPDCLGQLVEKADRNTILQPLILLHDGKRKTDLVNSAGNVLNFLGFSYCGDYKKNKSEIASDKDISVASGAAMLIPAEIIRKIGMFDESFFMYHEDVDLSWRARIAGYNIRLIKDAIVWHKYSFSKNKNKFFYAERNRLIFLFKNSQTKTLLLILPLLLLNEIFLLLYATIDGWFIAKIQSSVSFVQGLSSVLRARKKMKRAKTDKDLKKHLSSKLSFSELDSPALRCYNILVDSYWKIILKFV, encoded by the coding sequence ATGATTTCGGTAATTATCGTCGGCTATAATAGCAAGAAACATCTTCGAGACTGCCTGGAAAGTCTGTTCGCCTCCAAATACAAGAAATTTGAGGTGATCTTCGTCGATAACAACTCGCAGGATGGATCGATAAATTATATCGAAAAAGAATATCCTCGTGTTAAGTTAATTCAGGGCAAGAAGAACTTAGGATTTGCAGGCGGAAATAATCTAGGCATTGATACGGCAGTCAAGAACAAGTCTGAATATGTTTTCCTGCTGAACCCCGACACGATAATCGATCCTGATTGCCTTGGACAACTTGTTGAAAAAGCCGATAGAAATACTATCCTTCAGCCTTTAATCCTCCTTCACGATGGCAAGCGTAAGACCGATTTGGTCAATTCGGCGGGAAATGTCCTGAACTTCCTTGGCTTTAGCTATTGTGGCGATTACAAAAAAAACAAATCGGAGATTGCCTCTGATAAAGATATTTCGGTCGCCAGCGGCGCCGCCATGCTTATCCCTGCTGAGATAATCAGAAAAATCGGCATGTTTGACGAGAGTTTCTTCATGTACCACGAAGACGTAGATCTGAGCTGGCGAGCTAGAATTGCTGGTTATAATATTCGATTGATCAAAGACGCCATCGTTTGGCACAAATACTCATTTAGCAAAAACAAAAATAAGTTCTTCTATGCCGAAAGAAATCGGCTGATATTTTTATTCAAGAATTCTCAAACGAAGACTCTGTTGTTGATCCTGCCTCTGCTGCTCTTGAACGAGATTTTTCTCTTATTGTATGCAACAATCGACGGATGGTTTATAGCCAAAATACAAAGCTCTGTTTCTTTTGTTCAAGGATTATCAAGTGTGCTGAGAGCCAGAAAAAAAATGAAGCGGGCCAAAACAGATAAGGACCTAAAGAAACATCTCAGCTCTAAGTTGAGTTTTTCCGAACTAGATTCCCCTGCTCTCCGTTGCTATAATATTTTGGTTGATAGCTACTGGAAAATAATTCTAAAATTCGTTTAA